GGCTGATACGGTGAACCGGCTGACGGGGAACACGGCAGGGGTGAGGTACCTCCCTCGCCGCAAGTGGGATACGAAGACCCGCATCAAGGCCTGCATAGAGAGGGCGCGGCAAGAGTTGGGCTATGAGCCTAAGGTGCCGTTTGAGGAAGGTCTCCGCCGCACCGTGCAGTGGTTCCGGGAGAATTGGGACCGCATCGTGCAGGCGGCCAGCTTTGGCCCGGGCATGTCTTCGGCGGTGCGCGAGCAATGGTGATCCCTGCGAGGTAGGCACGGATCGGTGCAGGCCTGGCACGCGGGGTGGATTGGAGGCATCGTGTGAAGCAGGTGGTACAGAACTACAGGACGGGTGAACTCACGGTTGCGGACGTAGCCGCGCCTGTCCTCCGACCCGAAGGCGTTCTCGTACGGAACTTGCGGTCCCTTGTCAGCGTCGGCACCGAAAAGCTCATGATGGACCTGGCGCGCAAAAGCTTGCTGGGCAAGGCGCTGGCGCGGCCCGACCTTGTGAAGCAGGTGGTCAACAAGGTCCGTACGGATGGGTTGCTCGAGGCCTACCGGCAGGCTGTAAACCGCCTTGATTCCCCCGTACCCCTCGGGTATAGTTGCGCCGGCACCGTAATCGCGGTGGGCAACGGGGTCGAAGGGATCAAAGTGGGCAGCAGAGTCGCCTGCTTCGGGAGCGGTTACGCCTCGCATGCTGAAGTCGTATTCGTCCCCAAAAACCTCTGCGCACTTCTTCCCGATGGCGTTTCGTTCGACGAGGCTGCGTTTGCGGGCGTTGGAGCCATAGCCCTGCATTCTGTGCGGTGTTCTCGCGCCGGGCTGGGCGAGCGGGTAGTGGTCATCGGCCTCGGCCTCCTCGGTCTGATCGCGGTGCAGCTTCTGAAGGCTTCCGGTTGCCGGGTTTGCGGCGTCGATTTGGATCCAGACAAGGTCCGGGTGGCTGGGGAGCTGGGCGCGGATGTGGCTGTGGCGGGCACGGCTGATGTTGTTCGTGCGGTGCAGGGGTTCACGGGCGGCGTTGGGGCCGATGCGGTGATAGTGCTCGCCAGTAGCGCAGATAGCCAGCCGGTCGAACTGGCAGCCGAGGTCGCCAGGGACCGTGCCCGCATTGTTGTCCCGGGGATGGTCAAGCTTGACCTGCCGCGCAAGGTGTTCTACGAGAAGGAGCTGGAACTCGTTGTCTCCCGATCTGCGGGTCCCGGCATATACGACCCCACGTACGAGCGAAAGGGGGTCGACTACCCCGTCCCTTACGTTCGGTGGACCGAGCAGCGGAACATGCAGGAGTTCCTGCACCTCGTGGCAGCCGGGAAGGTCAGGCTGGCGCCGCTGATAACGCACCGCTTCTCTATCGACGAGGCCGAAAGGGCTTACGACCTGATCCAGCAGGGTAAGGAAAGGTACATTGCAGTGTTGCTCACGTACCCGGAGACTCAG
This Bacillota bacterium DNA region includes the following protein-coding sequences:
- a CDS encoding bi-domain-containing oxidoreductase, translated to MKQVVQNYRTGELTVADVAAPVLRPEGVLVRNLRSLVSVGTEKLMMDLARKSLLGKALARPDLVKQVVNKVRTDGLLEAYRQAVNRLDSPVPLGYSCAGTVIAVGNGVEGIKVGSRVACFGSGYASHAEVVFVPKNLCALLPDGVSFDEAAFAGVGAIALHSVRCSRAGLGERVVVIGLGLLGLIAVQLLKASGCRVCGVDLDPDKVRVAGELGADVAVAGTADVVRAVQGFTGGVGADAVIVLASSADSQPVELAAEVARDRARIVVPGMVKLDLPRKVFYEKELELVVSRSAGPGIYDPTYERKGVDYPVPYVRWTEQRNMQEFLHLVAAGKVRLAPLITHRFSIDEAERAYDLIQQGKERYIAVLLTYPETQAPPTPRVELRLPAARARADAVRLGVVGAGLFASTTLLPILKGMPGVVLRGIATASGFTGQHAGRKFGFEYCTTDYRQILEDPEIDCVLILTGHNLHARMVVDALHAGKHVFVEKPLALTLDELRQVVSAYESNPRILMVGFNRRFSPFTRRARELMSRTAPLFIHCRVNAGPVPRDSWVVDAGEGGGRILGEVCHFVDLAQYLAGANPVCVYTVGLRDGSGIVSAEDVSV